A stretch of Candidatus Poribacteria bacterium DNA encodes these proteins:
- a CDS encoding DUF4956 domain-containing protein produces the protein MQIFFDFLTLPPLVTLGADALRVLLSFALSVFIVNIYVWTHAKVPQKSFTDTLIILCMLISVVMVIIGDSIARAFSLVGALSIIRFRTAIQDPRDIGFVFYALGVGMAVGAGNPSVAILATFLIGTIILCMYHWHQRFGNDNEFSLELCLPPNQDLETIFRPVFDKYLIYERLLEQRIKKTQLIELTYRVRLANPQEWLAFFNELSGIENVTDVKMDKE, from the coding sequence ATGCAGATATTCTTTGATTTTTTAACGCTACCCCCACTTGTAACGCTTGGTGCTGATGCCCTCAGAGTGTTACTTTCATTCGCGCTCAGCGTTTTTATTGTTAACATCTACGTGTGGACCCACGCCAAAGTCCCACAAAAATCGTTCACCGACACCCTCATCATCTTATGTATGCTGATTTCTGTGGTGATGGTGATTATCGGGGACAGCATCGCACGAGCATTTAGCCTTGTTGGTGCCTTGTCTATTATCCGATTCCGCACTGCCATCCAAGATCCACGCGACATCGGTTTCGTTTTTTACGCGTTAGGGGTTGGGATGGCAGTTGGTGCCGGAAACCCATCTGTCGCGATTCTGGCGACCTTTCTTATCGGAACCATTATCCTCTGTATGTACCATTGGCATCAACGTTTTGGGAATGATAACGAATTTAGTCTCGAACTCTGCTTACCACCAAATCAGGATCTCGAAACCATCTTTCGTCCGGTTTTCGATAAGTATCTGATTTACGAACGTCTACTCGAACAACGCATCAAAAAAACACAGCTGATTGAATTGACATATCGGGTTAGATTGGCAAATCCGCAGGAATGGCTCGCTTTTTTTAACGAACTTTCAGGAATTGAAAACGTCACAGACGTGAAAATGGATAAAGAATGA